AGCCTAATTTATCAGtcatggaataatatttttctctcacaacaaaatagcattAGCCGGCATATGAGCCGCAAAAATCATCAGCCGAACAGCCGTACATATAGACAGATAATTTTTTCTGTCCAGTTGAAATAAACTTTAGTTACCTCTTTCACTCCCTATTCATAGCTCTCCCCTTTGACATTCACCTCGACACGTGCTTTTTCATGTGTTTTGCTAAAATCCCGGCATGAGGTATTGAGCTATCTGTTCGGTGTTGAATTTCACCACCAAATGTTTGAGCTGTACCTTTTGGGCTTTAGGATATAACGCACCGAAATACAAAATTATATGTTATTTTATATTTTCGCCATAAAGACATAGTTGGGTCATTTAATTAGATGAAGATTAGGTGGGTATTTTGGATTATCATTCATGATGGCATAGTTGGGTAATCAAGATGAAGATTGTAGATTACTTTTGATATAGGTGGGTCATTTAATTAAATGAAGATTTTAGATTATTTTCATGATATAAGTTGAATGTTGGTAATTTTGATACATGTCGTGGTCACTTTTGTGTATTTTCATAATGGCAGAGGGTGAATAATTTATTAGGAAACAAAATAGATCCCATAGTTGTTTTTGTTGATGACAATTAGATAGTATAACAAATCAATGGCCTGATGCTTTTATTTTTGTGAGAGGTTTATAaatttatctttttttctagCATGTCTCGTGATAATTAATTAACAAGGAAGGTCTAAAATAATGTTTCTTCTCAGTAAGATAAGATTACATCTGTATCCTTTGGGCTTCATGCTTGTCTCATATGCGTGTCAAAGTACAGCTCTCATTATTTTGTATCCTCAGCAGATATACAAAACAGCTGTACGGTAACTTGATGGCACTACCTTCAGCCGTCGTTGAGGAGGGTGTGAGCACAGTGTTCTCGTACATCTCAACCAAGGTCGAAGACAAGGCGTCCAGAGCAGACACAATCGCAAGGCTCGAGATTGCACTCTCTCGCTTGGATATTGCCCTTGAGAAGACAGGGAGGATACCAACCACATATATCTCATTGCTACGTAGCAGGAGGGTTCTCAAGAGAGTCTATATGGAGGGTATAGAACTGCTCAACAAGCACAAGCCGCAGGATGAGAACGATGGCCATGTTGTGGTAAGGAGTTCCTCCTACCTTCAACGGATTGTCGACAGGGCTgcaaacttctccatctcttcTCTTGTTGGCTTGGGCAAGGAGAAAAAGTTGAGTTCCTCTGTTGCCCAAAAATTTGAGAGGTATGCAGACTGGGCTGAAAAGTTTGTAGCAGAGGTGGAGTCCGGCTGCCCACTCCGGCATGACACCTTCCGCTATCCATTTCTTAAGCATCTTCTTGAAGGGAAAAGTCTCAGGTGTCAAATCGTAAAGAATCCAAGCCATTCCCTCAGTTTAGACCTACAACCCGTGATTGTAGAAGGGCGTGGCGTAGAGGTCATACTACGTTATGAATATAACGATCTCAGGAAGCTCGAGGAACGCTTCTTTATAAATCTGAGCCTACGAATCTCCGAAGACACCGATATCATAGGGATGAGTATTAAGTGCATCCAGCGGTTGACATCTCAGTTCAAGCTTGTGGCTGAATCTGCAATAGGAGAACTCACGCTGCTGCCTAATTTGCAGGACACTTTCCATTCCTATGTTCTTCCACCCAGTTCCATCATCAAAGAAACATATGGACCTCCTACAGATTTATTCCGCCCCGATCCAATATGTTGCAATGGAAATTGCTGCGGAACTCTAGCTAACAAGTCATCAATAGAAATTCCGGAGCCAGTTATTTTTGTCTGTTTTGGGTGCTGTATATCAGCGCCCAAAAATAGCTTGCGTAACGCACCCCTGTCACTGACAGGTGGTTTTGTGCCTCATGTGCTGTATTCCAACGACAAGATTTCTATTGAGTATGGGGGCAAACAGGAAAATAGAAGCGGTGGTAGTGTGCAACAAGTGGAGGAGATAGCAAGATCATATGCGCTCGATTATTTGGTCCATGAACCAGAACCCACGGATTATGCTCTGAGGTGGTTATCCACGCATGGTGCTGCATTCTTTACTCTGAAGGCCATGCCAAGACCCAGACGGAGGGTTTCTAAGAGAAAGCGGTAGAAGTTCAAATGTGGCGACTGATTTGTGCTTAGACTTATCTATGTACGAGCTGCATTACTTCAATTTCGGGGGGccgtcttatatatatatatagttttaaaATTTGTCAAGGTCCGCGCTTCAAAAGATGTTGTCAGACAAATAAAGACTACTTTTTCATGCCTGGATGTGAATATTCGGTTTGTAGTTTGCTATGCTGTATTTCTGTACACGACTGATCTCTATATGTATGATTGAAATTAGCGTGAATTCAATTTTAGCCCTCATGTTGTCTTGAGTTTTGTCTTAACTGTATTTGGACATGGTTGGAAAAGTACCATTGGTAGGTACTTCCAAGTACTTTCATTTGTATTATTTTCTAGCTAACTATCTGAAAAAGAGTATTTATAAATTGTAATTTTTATCGTAGAGGGTAATTTTGTAATTGAGTTTTTTTGTCCTTTCTCCGACAAGGCAGCATGGTGCCTCGCTGGCTCACTCTCACGTGCGTCTCAAACTAGCTAGCCGCAGTCCGCAGATGCCTTCCACTCAGGGCATCCAGCGCCGCCGCTGTCGGCTAGCCCCTAGCCACCGCTGCCCCCACCGATGACGCCGTGCTGCTCGACGAGCTTCTGTACCTTTCAAGTCATCAGTGAGCAATCACGGCGATGTTGATGTCGAGGTACAGACTGTGCCGGCGCGTCTCCGAAGTGGCCACCGGTGAGGCTACCGTTGTGCCCGCTGGATCACGTGCTCCGGCCTCCAGTGAGCTAGTACGCAGAGTG
Above is a genomic segment from Miscanthus floridulus cultivar M001 chromosome 3, ASM1932011v1, whole genome shotgun sequence containing:
- the LOC136545039 gene encoding uncharacterized protein is translated as MALPSAVVEEGVSTVFSYISTKVEDKASRADTIARLEIALSRLDIALEKTGRIPTTYISLLRSRRVLKRVYMEGIELLNKHKPQDENDGHVVVRSSSYLQRIVDRAANFSISSLVGLGKEKKLSSSVAQKFERYADWAEKFVAEVESGCPLRHDTFRYPFLKHLLEGKSLRCQIVKNPSHSLSLDLQPVIVEGRGVEVILRYEYNDLRKLEERFFINLSLRISEDTDIIGMSIKCIQRLTSQFKLVAESAIGELTLLPNLQDTFHSYVLPPSSIIKETYGPPTDLFRPDPICCNGNCCGTLANKSSIEIPEPVIFVCFGCCISAPKNSLRNAPLSLTGGFVPHVLYSNDKISIEYGGKQENRSGGSVQQVEEIARSYALDYLVHEPEPTDYALRWLSTHGAAFFTLKAMPRPRRRVSKRKR